TTGAGGTGGGTTTGGAAATGGATAAACTACCGCACACGAATATGGTTAGGAACGAAAAGAAGAAATGAGGGATTCCTAACGAAAGAGAAAGAGATATGCAaaacaagaagggaaaaatcGAGAATAAGGCGGAAAGAGCACCACAAAGAAACTACCCCCAATGTCCTGAATGTATCAAATATTGTCTTCAAAAATATTTGTACTGCTACGAACTATGCTATATTTGTCACCAACCAGGTCATTATGGTCTAGTGTGTCTCTATAAAGGAAGAAAGAAACCCGAAAGAAAAGGGAACACATGAATTTTCTACTTAGAACAAGCTAACGAAGAAAAACGTTAAGGTGCGATAAGTTTTGTTTCTATTGCTACATAATATAGGTTATTATAATGATAAGTTATCTCATGATATAATATGTTTATGAAATTCAAGAATAAGATGTACGATTAGAATTTTGGGAATGAAATGGAAGGTTGTACCActctaaatatttagatttttatAGAAGCCTTATTTAGGAATTCGctatgtaaatgtatgaattgtgaaaaataatgtttttgctacctatgggattcgaactcgggaccatgaattcatccaacaaggtgatgaatcaaccatagattttgatgatctaaggactgaaaatagttcatattttatattctaaaacatcatcttgttggatgaaatcATTTTGTCCCATGGTCCTGaattcgaatcccaaagatagcaaaaatttatttttcgtaattcatacttttatacagcaaattcatacatgttctacataaaattcatacatttatgtCAGTCATAAGATACATTAAGTCAACAcatacaaatcaatctaagatctcaccatataTGGAAGATTTCATTGGAACCATTCCCTATACACTACCTTatatatattgacttattcattattcttacttcttatgaaaaataacaatctcaatagAACCTAATTCTCTCTCTGTAgctatacacacacacacataatttTAAAGCTCACTttagcaataataataataataataataataataaccttATGATCTTATCTTCGTCAAACTTGTTTTTGAACTCTATAATTTTATCATCATTAGGAATTTGTCCCATAGTTTATAggcttttaaaataataatattaatattattactacAATTATTATTAGCATAAAATTCTttgtggatatatatatatatatatatatatatatattactacaATTACTAATCTTTAGTAATAGTAATATTGATATTATTTAATAGATATATTCTTATCTTTTCAAACTAAAATAgatttaattcatattttaaagCGTATTTTGTCCTCAACTGAGAAACTTCCTAGGGTCATCCATCATGGAATTGATTCAAGCCAAACATGTTTAACtttggagtttcttccatgtGCTCACCAAAATTCAAGATGCATCTCTCTTTTTTGCTGACCATATGGAAAAAAACTCTAAGGTTAAACGTAGTTAGCTTGAAGCAATATCCATGATAGGAGACCTCTATGAAGTTTCTCAGGAAGCGTGCACGTAAAGATAAAacacattaaaaaaatactcatgtTGGTATGTAGACAACCGTCAATTCTAGAACCGGATCGTTACAATCAAAATCACAGATTAAGGGAATAATCAAACTTGACGCTTCAGCTCTGCCATAATTTTGGCGCTTCAGCTCCACCATAACTTGGTGCTTAGCTCTGCTAGCCTTAGCGCTTCAGCTCTACCACAATTTTGGCACTTTGCCAGCCTTGTTGCACAACTTTGCTCTCAGCTCTGTTGGCTCCACCAACCGCCAACCTTAGTGATCAGTCCCACCGGCATTGGAGGTCAACTATATGCATATCATTGCTATATATCTCACCTTAGTAatcttaatttcttattttgtaGGAGGCACACACCCTCATTTATGATGTAATATCACAAATATTTGCTGATGCAATTAGAGTTGTATAAGAAGAAAAAGACAAAGGTGCCTTATGGAGACGAAGTTGATGATTGTGGTTATGACGATCAAGATGAAGATGTTTTGACAAGTTTTTAGTCCATTTTTCTTATCCTAGCCTGATGCAAGATGAATGTTTGCAGACTTCTTCTTATGTTCTTATTTGGAGCCACAAAACTTTGATatatttgaatttctttatttgagAAAAAATCATTTGTATGATTGGGGTTGTGGAGCGAGTATACATTATTTTCCATTAAATAATCTTATGTGTTAAATCATTTAACATgctatttttatttacttttatgttttggaatttgaattttttattgagtaattagtatagattattttattttttaaaatattatatatatatatatatttatattttgattatgtttaatatttatatttatttattaaaaatattgttcAATTTCGATGCCCGTCctatacaaaattaataatattttaaataaaaataataattcttataaTTGAAAGAAACAATTACTTATTTCTTATAAAAGTATGActttatatatacaaaaataattgaGTCAGGTAGGATTTGAAGCCCGTGACGTGACTAAGGGCCTCTACGTCCAAAAGTGATAACATCTCCCATATAATTCCGGCGGAatataatgtattttttttttttttttgatcaattaaaaatctattaaaaaaCTGGGGCGGTACcaggagtaccaaaaacatcatACAAGTGGTGCGTACTCGTTAGAGCACCACAAGGTAAAAGGAACATTGGAATCGACCACATGGAAgattttgttccagctccaaagcctccctttgacctcattaacaagattgggcacctcccaattcttgttctcaaacctactctcattcctatACTTCCAGATCAGCCAAACAGTCCCGACGTGTACAATGTATATGTAAAGTGGACATCCGATTTAGCATATATAGACTATAGAGAAATAAATAGGAATGAGGCAAATCCAGAATTCATTTTAGAGCTATTAATAGCAAAACGCACGCGGCGGCTTAACAGATATGGCCTCTCCCCACACCCACAAGAGAAGAACATTACTGATACGGCTATCGGTGGCCATCGCCGCCGTCCTAGCGCTAGCGCTGctcatcctcatcctcgcccTCACTGTCTTCAAGGCCAGGCATCCGGTCATCTCCGTTAACTCCATCGCCGTCTCCGACCTCAATTTCGCCGTCGACGTCGCCAGGCTCCGCCTCCACTTCAACGTCAGCCTCGACACCAACATCACCGTGCGCAACCCTAACCGCGTCGGATTCAAGTACGCCAACAGCAGCGCGCTCCTCCGCTTCCGAGGAGACGACGTCGGGGAGGTGCCGATCCCCGCCGGCGAGATCGGCGCGCGCGACACCAGGAATCTGGACCTGACGCTGGCGCTGATGACGGATCGGCTCATCTTCGACTCCGATTTCTACAGGGAGGCGATCACCGGCACGCTGCATTTCGAGACGTTCATCAGAATGGCGGGTAAAGTGAGGGTGGTTTTCGATTTTCACGTGGTGTCCTACACTAGCTGTGATCTGGAAATTCATCTCTCCACACGGATGGTTTTCAACCAGACCTGTCGTTATAAGGTTAAACTTTAATTAGTTTCTCTTTTTTGCATAATCACTATTGATTTTGTGTTCAtacttgtaaattgtaatttGCTTTCACAAGATAGATTTAAGATTTGTGCACAACATTTGTTGGTTTGTTAACGATTTGCATTTGCATAAATTGATGGTCCAACTCAAAAAAGTACTAATATTTCGGTTTAGACGGTTCAATTTTCAAGGAGAAGTAAATTTGGAGGTGGAGAGGAGAGCAGCAAGTCTCCACATGGAATTTGTTGATTAAGAAAGGTTGAAAGTCTTTTCTATAAAGAAGCAAAAGTCTGCTGCTTTGGGTTTTTgaatttatctttttcttaaTTCGAGGTACAGAATCAAAACAAAGGTACCGAGGTCCAACGTCCAAGCATCTTaacattttgattttttcacAAAAACACACTATCAGTATCACTCCTAAGAGGACATCTACTcgcaggggcggatccaggattcaaTGTTAGGGGGGTTGAATCTATTGGACTACGGTGCTTGAAAATatttacacgggggttcgggggcgggagcccccgaagcaaattttttttagcattccgtacacttcatttcatacattttttcaacaatcacttaatataataagataattgttcgcaattcaattaattcaacatcaagtagattgaaagcatataaaaacgtacttttattcatttttcttaaaaaaaaattgtttcatcttctaaacaaataaactaattttcattgttagtaattagtaattttacttttacctttagaattgactcaaatttcacattaaaaattaactaagaaagaaaaaatgataaaaataatactataaatgtaacaactcaatgtgttgagcaattaatatggatagttggatactataaataatgtattactatattttttcttgtatttttttatttatatacacatatatatagatataaaacaaaataataaatatatatatctataattaaaattaaaaaacaaaaaaaaaaaaaaaaaaaaaaaactcaaaaattgggagggggctgaagcccccctagccccctggatccgccactgtctactcgagtagagcgttgcactcgagtaaggcgttgcaGGGGACCTTACTCGAGGCCTACTCGATCCTTCGAGTATGCacgagtaatttaatttaatttttgtttaattctcttctcctctttaaaaattaaaaaaatcaaataggCTATTAAGTAACCCCAATacagcactacttactcaatatGATCCTCctctatcaagtaagctatcaagtaagcccattgcggatgctctaaacaAACAAAAAGCCAAACACACAATCTACCTTTAATTGTTTGCGAAAAAAGATAGgccataataattaaaaaataaaaaactataaaaaaaactacaatgtggataaaataattaaaattaactaaattcttttttattttgaactaaattttttaaataaatttacttttaaaatatttaatcatatttttatctagacatattttgtccaaataacatTATTGTAAATAAATAGCTAGTAACTTTAACATACTCCACTAGAAGCATCCTCAGCTGCTCAACCACCGTGCTTCTGGACCTAATTCAATTCCCGAATTGTGGGATGGACCAAAGGGGTAACAGTAACAAAGAAAGAACTTCAACATTTGACTTATCCAAGCTCATAAGAGCACCTCCAGTGAGGGGTGGCCAAGCCGCGTTGATGCGGCGCACTGGAGGCGGCCGCGCACTGGCGCAACCCCCCTTCCCTCCCCCTGCCCCCTCCCCGGTCGATGCGGAATGATCGGGAAAACCTGGTGCTAAGGGGGGAAAGGCGCGGTGTGTGTTTACAAGCAcccattttaattaaaaagtaaataaatagtATTTAAAACGTAGAGAAAAAGAAGATGGAATAGACGCagataagaagaagaagaagaatcgggtgatattgttattttttttttaaaattgttatcTCATTTTTTATTGGGCTTTTTGCCCTATTTAATGTTGAATGGGTCAGATAATAGATGGAATAGCGGCCTTTTTGccctatttaatttttgttggatttttttttcatttctttttacctaatttttaatttttaatataatttttattttacttattataattttattttaattaacgtaatgttcaaatttaattttaatgaaatgttaaatttgaaaattgaagagtaaaaataagataaaataaaaatttgaaaataagagCCTTTTATAGAGTTAGTGCATGGAGGCTCTAAGAGCAACTGCAGCGCATAGTGCGAAGGGGGGATCGACCCGGGTCTTAGGTGGGTGCCGCGCGCTGGAGACGCGCCCAGATGCGAGGCGGGGTCGAAGCCTCAACCCGGGGCGAGAGAGGAGAGTGTatgcccaattttttttaaaaaaagaaacaaaaatcggtaattttgaattaaacggctcttttgcaattttttcttttttaaaaaaaaatcgaccgTTGATTGCAACGGctcttttgaatttatttttttttcttttttttctcttctataaataccactcttccactctttcaaattcaccaacatcttcaactacaattctctctcaaaaacaattctctcttctaTATTTCCAAAGATGGATCATGAATTCGATGAATACCTCGAGCAACAAGGCGGAATGAGGCTTCCAATGATGGGGTTTGCTCTATTTTCACAAGCCTCCAATGTCTTGGCTACGGGAAATGTTCCTACGCCGGCGGCGAACGCCAACGTTCAAGAAGAGCCGGAGGAGGCGAAGCCGAAAGCCAATGGCACCCGCGCTGCATATTCTAGCGAGGAGTCCGAGCTCGTGGCAATCTTGTGGGCGGAGGCAACCCATAATCCTGTTTTGGGGACCTCCCaaaagttgctccaatattggggagcaatCGCCGAGAAGTTCAACGCGCTCAATACGTCGGGAGCGCCGCCGCGAAAGCCGGATCATCTCAAGTCCCACTTCGCCCGTGTCCAAAAGGAGACAAAATTCTTTGAGGGCTTCTACAACACTTGCAAGGACAATTGGGGGAGTGGTATGAGCGACGATCAAATCTTCCAACAAGCCCAGACGATGTTCGAGGcgaatttcaagaagcaattctcctacgtcaaagcttggaaagtgcttCGTGACCGCCAAAGATTCACGTCGCAAGCCGGGGATGTCCACTCCGCCAAAaagtcgaagggctccgatggtggagcaatcactacttcttcggagccgagtgtcacggcgagaccccaaggccaaaaaATGGCAAAGCGAGACAAGGGCAAGGCGAAGAAGGGAGAAGGGTCTTCGGGAGGAGGATCGGCGTTCTCCGACGCcctcgagaaggtggccgaaagcatgaaggagcatgctctcaaaacgggggaaatcgccgaggtcaaaaaaatgcaagccgagaTGAAACGAGAGGAGAAAgatatgaagctcttgaacaaggacacgacgggtatgacggatgcacaattggccttgcacaaccacctagtccaagaagtgctcaagcgtcgagggcttatttaaattagaaaattatgttattttttattttattatcgtattttaattatatttttaattttatttaaattattgtaatgtagaattttaattttaatgaaatttgaattttaaaaataaaagtgtagaaatatgaattttgtggaaatggggatctaagcacccacctaagacacaatgcattggagaggggtgtgtcttaggtggggctcactcctaagacacccctctaagcaacaagcattgtggatgctctaaggtTGGGACCACTTTATAGAGCCTCCcactggagatgctctaagaaGAGATAGTGGTTGTCTAGAGAGCTATTTCTCTATAAAGTTACTCATCTCACAACAAGGGTCTCTATAAGGTGGCTCTATAgatttttcatttcatttctaaaaattaaattttaaataagttttaaaataaaaaaattattgtaaggGATGAATCTGACAATTGcggaagtgacgtcagtcacgtcaggatcgacgggcactagcaacctgagaccacaagtaacgttagagcccttcgaagagcaccggtgggggtgtcaatggaagggcctccgacgctcaagtcagtgaacgatagtaataaaaatcgtattgaaagcaattgaaagtaaatgaaataGTGAATCGGATCGATTTGGTCGACGGAGTTGAAGGTGATTGAGCAATGAGCGAGGGTCGTTGGGTTGTCTCGGTTGATCTGATCACCGAAAAACCTAAGGCTGGGAACGTGGAGGCAGAATAGTGCTAGAGAATGTGTTGGAATGCGAATGATCGTAAGTATCAGTATGAATGTTAATGACGGCGTGTCCCCCCATTGTGCTAATGAAAtagtatatataggttatgGGCCTGCAAGGAGAcgactagggttagggtttgttggAACGTTCTTTGAAACCCTAGCGGTTCCGATTTTTTAGGAAACGATCTTCTGCGACtttcgtttgacctagtcacccaTGTTTGACTAGGTTTTTGTAAGCTTGTAATCCAGTTTGTATGCTTTCGTGTCGAGATGTTTACTATGGTGCTgctgccagagcggaggaatcgcgcctctgccagagcagagaaatcattccGTTGCAGAGCAGAGGggtcgctgactcctctggcgaggacttcgctgattcctctagcgagggtttcgctgattcctctggcgaggactttgctgattcctctggcaaggacttcgccgattcctctggcgaggcgccagaggaatcgcggcgagtagggaagtcgccccgagcagaggaatcgcggcgagcagggaagtcgccccgagcagaggattcgcggcgagcagggaagtgaCCCCGAGCAgagaatcgcggcgagcagggaagtcgccccgagcagaggaatcgcggcgagcagggaagtcgccccgagcagagtaatcgcggcgagcagggaagtcgccccaAGCAGAG
The genomic region above belongs to Salvia miltiorrhiza cultivar Shanhuang (shh) chromosome 5, IMPLAD_Smil_shh, whole genome shotgun sequence and contains:
- the LOC131025543 gene encoding uncharacterized protein LOC131025543; this encodes MASPHTHKRRTLLIRLSVAIAAVLALALLILILALTVFKARHPVISVNSIAVSDLNFAVDVARLRLHFNVSLDTNITVRNPNRVGFKYANSSALLRFRGDDVGEVPIPAGEIGARDTRNLDLTLALMTDRLIFDSDFYREAITGTLHFETFIRMAGKVRVVFDFHVVSYTSCDLEIHLSTRMVFNQTCRYKVKL